One genomic region from Antedon mediterranea chromosome 3, ecAntMedi1.1, whole genome shotgun sequence encodes:
- the LOC140044946 gene encoding mitochondrial amidoxime reducing component 2-like, which yields MTNQQGQGLILIVLLSTFLTTASLIWYIRRRNKPLEYIEVGKVCKICIHPIKSCGGVYVQKAECTDRGIKAGELRDRKWMLVDKDNKYLVAKNEPSVALIKTSLSDDAHHLVLSAKGHPSIQVPLSPNRNAELVKAKLHESIVYGYDCGEEACMWISNVIKSNKTYRMIVHDGCVQGRKFKDHPVWKERFTGKEKALYQYMTQFHVNSIASLDELNHRMEEPLGLQQFRGNITVTGSNAFAEDHWTMLKIGSASFYRTHDCGRCPITMIDRENGKLGQAEPLRTLRKFRMLDKSHPDSKFQKSPVFGVNFNLLTKGNIEVGDTVYAVLQ from the exons ATGACGAACCAACAAGGACAGGGTTTGATTTTGATTGTATTATTGTCAACTTTCCTAACTACAGCAAGTTTAATTTGGTATATACGTCGTAGAAATAAACCTCTTGAGTATATTGAAGTAGGAAAAGTGTGCAAAATATGTATACACCCAATAAAATCATGTGGCGGTGTGTATGTCCAGAAGGCTGAATGTACTGATCGGGGTATCAAAGCCGGAGAACTCCGAGACCG GAAGTGGATGTTAGTGGACAAAGATAATAAATACCTTGTTGCTAAGAATGAGCCTTCAGTAGCATTGATAAAAACATCTTTGTCAGATGATGCACATCATCTGGTATTGAGTGCAAAGGGCCATCCATCAATACAGGTACCACTGTCGCCTAATAGGAATGCAGAATTGGTAAAAGCTAA GTTACATGAAAGTATAGTTTATGGTTATGACTGTGGAGAAGAAGCTTGTATGTGGATCTCAAATGTTATTAAAAGTAACAAAACCTACAGAATGATTGTACATGATGGCTGTGTACAAGGACGTAAATTTAAAGATCATCCAGTGTGGAAGGAAAGGTTTACTGGCAAAGAGAAG GCATTGTATCAGTACATGACCCAATTTCATGTCAATAGCATTGCATCTCTTGATGAACTCAATCACAGAATGGAAGAGCCTCTAGGCCTACAGCAGTTTCGTGGTAacattactgttacagggagcAATGCTTTTGCTGAA GACCATTGGACTATGCTAAAAATTGGAAGTGCTAGCTTTTATAGAACACATGACTGTGGAAG ATGTCCAATAACAATGATTGATAGAGAGAATGGGAAACTTGGTCAAGCTGAGCCATTAAGGACACTTAGAAA ATTTAGAATGTTGGATAAATCTCACCCAGACAGTAAGTTTCAAAAATCACCTGTTTTTGgtgtaaatttcaatctgttgaCAAAAGGTAACATTGAGGTTGGGGACACTGTGTATGCTGTATTGCAGTAA